The genomic region CGGTAAAATCCCGCGGCGGTCGTGATCGACCGCCAATCGGCTTTTCAGCGGGGGAACCGCCCGCTGCACACATTCAGCACGCTCACAGATGCGGCATGAAACACCGATCGGATCGAAGGCAGAACGCACTGCTATGTCGAGCCCATCGGCATAGACAAAATCCTGCGCATAGGCCACCTCGCAGCCCAGGGCGATGGCATAGCGGCGCTGGGGAGCGTTGAAGCCCCCTTCGCTCTTTGTCAGTTCTGTCGCAATGCAAAGGTAACGCGCGCCATCCGGCGTTTCAGCCAGTTGGCGAATGATCCGGCCCGGCGTCTCGAATGCCTGATGCACATTCCACAAGGGACACGCAGCACCGTAACGGGCAAATTGTAGCTTGGCTGCGCTATGCCGCTTGGTGATGTTTCCTGCCCTGTCTATGCGGGCAAAAAACACAGGCACACCCCGCTGACCGGAGCGCTGCAAGGTACTCAGACGATGCGCGACCTGCTCAAGACTGGCCCCGAAGCGTGACGCCAGAAGTTCCAGATCGTGGCGCAGTTCTTTTGCTGCTGAAAGAAAGGTTTGATAGGGCAGCATGAGGGCCCCGGCAAAATAGTTGCGCAAGCCGATCTTGCAAATCTCGACTGCCTCGGCAGAGCGAAAATCCGCCCGCCTGGCAATCGCACTCACAAGCTCTTCCATCTCCAGTTCGGCAATCTGAAACGCGATCTGGAAATTACGGGTTGAAGCGGGCGAATAGGGATTGAGATAAAGCACCCGCGCCTGCGCATCGAACCGGCGCAGAACCGCTTCTTCCGGCGCAGCCCGCGCAATATGCACACGGTGACGCTCCCCCATATACTGCGGCAGGGCCACACCGATGTCGCGTCCCGGAATGCTCAACTCGCTCGCCAGCTTTTCTGCGGCAATATCGATCTCATGTACGTAATTGTCGATAAAATGGAAAAAGTCGCGCACTTCCTCATAAGGCGCAGGCTCGGCTGCCGACGGAGCGCGACCCAATTGATTATCCAAACTTGCAAGCTGTTCACTGTTGCGGCGATAGGCTTGGTGGCAGGCGATCAGCGCATGGGCCAGCCCCGGCGCATTTTGCGTAATAAGCTTCAGCTCCTGCAGGTTCGGCTTGTAATTGTCGAAGACCGGATCGGCCAGCGCTTCGGAAACCGCAGATAGCAAACGATCGTCGTCCCCCAGGGAAATAGCACCGATGTCGATCTGGTAGTTTTCGGCCAGTGCCAGCAGGACCGCCGCCGAGACAGGCCGCTGATTATTCTCGATCTGATTGAGATAACTCGTTGAAATTCCAAGCCGTTCGGCAAAGCCCGACTGGGTTGCTCGATGCTGCTCCCGGATTTCACGTATCTTTCTGCCGATATAAAGTTTTCTTGGCGCCATTTTGCAAATTCGCATTTCGCTATTTGCAAATTTATAACTTACACAATCGCACCTTTTCAAGCTTTTCCGGAGCGCCTTCGGATTTTAAGCAGGAAGGAGAAAAAGACTATCTTTTCAGTTTCATAACACGCCTTCCGAAGGCCGCCCAAAAGTGGGGACTTTATGCAGGAACTTCTCGAACAGCTTGAATCCCGTCGGGCGGAAGCCCGCCTCGGCGGCGGTCAGCGCCGCATCGACGCGCAACACGCAAAAGGCAAGCTCACTGCTCGCGAAAGGATCGAAGTGCTCCTCGATGATGGATCGTTCGAGGAGTTCGACATGTATGTCACCCATCGCTGCGTCGATTTCGGCATGGAAAAGCAGAAAGTCGCTGGCGACGGCGTGGTGACCGGCTGGGGCACGATCAATGGCCGTCAGGTCTATGTGTTCAGCCAGGATTTCACAGTTCTGGGCGGTTCCTTGTCCGAAACGCACGCGCAAAAGATCTGCAAGATCATGGATATGGCCATGAAGAATGGTGCGCCGGTCATCGGGCTCAACGATTCCGGCGGCGCGCGTATTCAAGAAGGCGTTGCATCGCTCGCAGGCTATGCCGACGTGTTCAAGCGCAACGTGGATGCTTCCGGCGTAGTTCCGCAGATTTCGGTCATCATGGGACCTTGCGCTGGTGGCGCGGTCTACTCGCCCGCCATGACCGACTTCATCTTCATGGTGCGGGATAGCTCCTATATGTTCGTGACGGGGCCCGACGTGGTCAAGACCGTCACAAATGAAATTGTCACAGCGGAAGAACTTGGCGGCGCCTCCACCCACACCCGAAAATCATCGGTGGCAGACGGCGCTTATGAAAACGATATCGAAGCGCTCGAACAGGTCCGCATTCTTTTCGATTTCCTGCCGCTCAACAATCGCGAAAAGCCGCCCGTGCGTCCGGTCTTCGATGACCCTGCGCGGCTCGAAATGCGGCTCGACACGCTGATCCCGGATAGCGCGACCAAGCCTTACGACATGAAAGAGCTTATCCACGCGCTGGCCGACGAAAGCGACTTCTTTGAAATTCAGGAAGCTTTTGCGAAGAACATCATCACCGGCTTCATCCGCATGGATGGGCAGACCATCGGTGTGGTTGCGAACCAGCCCATGGTTCTTGCCGGCTGCCTCGACATTGATTCATCGCGAAAGGCTGCTCGCTTCGTACGCTTTTGCGATGCCTTCAATATCCCGATCCTGACCCTTGTCGATGTACCAGGCTTCTTGCCGGGCACAGCCCAGGAATATGGCGGGGTCATCAAGCACGGCGCAAAGCTGCTTTTTGCCTACGCCCAGGCGACCGTTCCCATGGTTACGCTTATTACCCGCAAGGCCTATGGCGGTGCCTATGATGTGATGGCCTCGAAACATATCGGCGCCGACATCAATTATGCCTGGCCCACGGCAGAAATCGCTGTAATGGGCGCCAAAGGCGCGACGGAAATCCTCTATCGTTCAGAACTGGGCGACATTGAGAAAATCGCCGCGCGCACGAAGGAATATGAAGAGCGTTTCGCCAATCCGTTCGTGGCTGCTGAACGCGGCTTCATCGACGAAGTCATCATGCCGCATTCATCGCGTCGCCGCATTGCGCGGGCTTTTGCAAGCCTGCGCAACAAGAGCCAAAGCACGCCGTGGAAAAAGCACGACACCATTCCTCTTTGAGTAGATGCCCATGATCAAGAAAATTCTCATTGCCAATCGCGGCGAAATCGCATGCCGGGTCATCAAGACGGCAAAGAAGATGGGTATCGCAACGGTTGCCGTTTATTCCGACGCCGACCGCAATGCGCTCCATGTCAAAATGGCCGATGAAGCGGTCCATATCGGACCAGCGCCGTCCAATCAGTCCTATATCGTCATTGATAAAATTCTGGCCGCCATCAAGGAAACCGGGGCCGATGCCGTGCATCCGGGCTACGGTTTCCTGTCGGAAAACCCGCGTTTTGCCGAAGCACTGAAAGCCGCCAATGTCACCTTTATCGGCCCGCCGGTAAACGCGATTGATGCCATGGGCGACAAGATCACCTCGAAGAAACTTGCGGCCGAAGCCGGTGTTTCCACCGTGCCCGGGCATATGGGCTTGATCGAGGACGCAGACGAAGCCGTCAAAATCGCTGGCAGCATCGGCTATCCGGTGATGATCAAGGCTTCTGCTGGCGGTGGTGGCAAGGGCATGCGCATCGCATGGAACGATGATGAGGCTCGCGAAGGCTTCCAGCTTTCGCGCAATGAGGCGAAATCCTCCTTCGGCGACGACCGCATATTCATTGAAAAATTCGTCACCCAGCCACGCCATATCGAAATTCAGGTTCTGGGCGATCAGCACGGCAACGTCGTCTATCTGGGCGAACGTGAATGTTCGATTCAGCGCCGCAACCAGAAGGTCATCGAAGAAGCGCCCTCGCCATTCCTGGATGAAGCTACCCGTAAAGCCATGGGCGAGCAGGCTGTCGCTTTGGCAAAAGCCGTTGGATATTTTTCGGCAGGAACGGTGGAATTCATCGTCGATGGTAACCGGAACTTCTATTTCCTTGAAATGAATACGCGTTTGCAGGTCGAGCACCCGGTGACGGAGCTCATCACCGGCATTGATCTCGTGGAGGAAATGATCCGCGTAGCATCCGGTGAAAAGCTCCGCTTCAGCCAGAGCGACGTGAAGCTGAACGGCTGGGCGATGGAAAGCCGCCTCTATGCCGAAGATCCTTATCGCAACTTCCTGCCTTCAATCGGCAGGCTGACCCGTTATCGACCGCCGGTCGAAGGCCGCAACCCGGATGGCACAATCGTCCGTAACGATACCGGCGTATTCGAGGGCGGCGAAATCTCGATGTATTATGACCCGATGATCGCAAAGCTCTGCACGTGGGGGCCGGACCGCGCGAGCGCTGTCGACGCGATGGGAGATGCGCTGGACGCATTCGAGGTTGAAGGCATCGGCCATAATCTGCCCTTCCTGTCGGCTGTGATGGATCATCCACGCTTCCGCGAAGGTGCGCTCACCACCGCATTCATTGCCGAAGAATACCCGGACGGCTTTACTGGTGTGCCCGTTTCGGAAGACGACGCACGCATACTTGCTGCGGTAGCCGCACAGATCAATCTGGCGATAGAACAACGCAACGCGCAAATCTCCGGGCGGCTTTCCAGCGACCAGCAATCGGTGGCCACCGACTGGGTAGCGACGCTCGGCGGCTTCGCCTTGCCGGTGCGTATCGCAGAAGGCGAAGGCGGAACAACAATCAATTTCGTGGATGGCGGCAGCCTGCCTGTTGCCAGTGACTGGCATCCCGGCAGTCATCTGGGCTCATTCACCGTCGGCGGCAAGCCGATTGCCATCAAGGTTTCACGCTCCGGAACTGGCTGGCGGCTTCGCTGGCGCGGCATGGATGTTGTTGCCCACGTTCGCAAGCCGCGCATAGCCGAACTTGCAAAGCTCATGCCGGTGAAACTGCCCCCGGACACGTCAAAGATGCTGCTCTGCCCGATGCCGGGCGTCATCACATCCATCCTCATCGGGCAAGGCGATACGGTCGAAGCGGGGCAACCGCTCGCCACGGTAGAGGCCATGAAGATGGAAAACGTGCTGCGTGCCGAACGCCGTGCTACCGTAAAGCGCATTACAGCGGAAGCAGGTGCAAGCCTCGCTGTCGATGAGCTGATCATGGAATTCGAGTGAGGTTCGATATGAGCGAGCGCCCCATCACCCGCGCAGACTGGGAAACCTTGGCTGAAAAGGAATTGAAGCGGCCAGCAGACAGCTTGATCTGGCACACGCCGGAAGGGATTGACGTCAAACCGCTCTATACCGAAGACGACCTGAAAGGGATTGGTCATCTGGGCACCTTGCCTGGTTTCGAGCCTTTCGTTCGCGGCCCGCGTGCCACCATGTATGCGGGTCGTCCCTGGACAATCCGGCAATATGCGGGGTTCTCGACGGCGGAAGAATCCAATGCATTCTATCGCAAGGCTCTCGCCGCCGGTCAGCAGGGCGTTTCAGTCGCCTTCGATCTCGCCACCCATCGCGGCTACGACAGTGATCACCCACGCGTGGAAGGCGATGTCGGCAAGGCTGGCGTGGCGATCGATTCCGTCGAGGACATGAAGATCCTTTTCGACGGCATTCCGCTTGAAAAAATCTCTGTTTCGATGACGATGAATGGCGCGGTGATCCCGATCCTCGCCAATTTCATCGTCGCGGGTGAGGAACAGGGGGTTCCGCGTGCGCAACTTTCCGGTACGATCCAGAACGACATCCTCAAGGAGTTCATGGTTCGCAATACCTATATCTATCCGCCGGAACCATCCATGCGGATTATTGCGGATATTATCGCCTATACGGCAACCGAAATGCCGAAATTCAACTCGATTTCCATTTCTGGCTACCACATGCAAGAGGCAGGCGCGACGCTGGTTCAGGAACTGGCCTTCACGCTTGCCGATGGGCGCGAATATGTACGCGCTGCGCTCAATAAGGGCTTGAATGTCGATGAATTTGCAGGGCGTTTGTCCTTCTTTTTCGCCATTGGCATGAATTTCTTCATGGAAATTGCCAAGCTGCGCGCTGCGCGCCTGCTCTGGTCACGCATCATGAAGGAATTCCATCCGAAGAAGCCCGGCTCGCTGATGCTGCGCACACATTGCCAGACTTCCGGCGTTTCGCTTCAGGAACAGGACCCCTATAACAACATCGTCCGCACGGCCTTCGAAGCCATGTCGGCCGCATTGGGCGGAACGCAGTCGCTGCACACCAATTCCTTCGATGAAGCCATTGCTTTGCCAACGGAATTCTCCGCACGC from Brucella intermedia LMG 3301 harbors:
- the scpA gene encoding methylmalonyl-CoA mutase — translated: MSERPITRADWETLAEKELKRPADSLIWHTPEGIDVKPLYTEDDLKGIGHLGTLPGFEPFVRGPRATMYAGRPWTIRQYAGFSTAEESNAFYRKALAAGQQGVSVAFDLATHRGYDSDHPRVEGDVGKAGVAIDSVEDMKILFDGIPLEKISVSMTMNGAVIPILANFIVAGEEQGVPRAQLSGTIQNDILKEFMVRNTYIYPPEPSMRIIADIIAYTATEMPKFNSISISGYHMQEAGATLVQELAFTLADGREYVRAALNKGLNVDEFAGRLSFFFAIGMNFFMEIAKLRAARLLWSRIMKEFHPKKPGSLMLRTHCQTSGVSLQEQDPYNNIVRTAFEAMSAALGGTQSLHTNSFDEAIALPTEFSARIARNTQLILQNETGVTKVVDPLAGSYYIENLTNELAEKAWALIEEVEKLGGMTKAVESGLPKRLIEEAATKRQAAVDKGEEVIVGVNKFRLEQEDEIDILEIDNSAVRQSQIARLNRIKETRNKAKVEAALAELQKVAETGEGNLLAAAVEASRARASVGEISDAMRRAFGDHAAVPKVVNRVYGSAYENEPEYQTLVDRLSDFSKQIGEKPKVMVAKLGQDGHDRGAKIIASAFGDIGFEVLAGPLFQTPDEAADMAIEAKVHVLGVSSLAAGHKTLLPQLVDTLRKKGAENIIVVCGGVVPRQDYQYLFDHGVAAVFGPGSNVLDCARAVLDLMEGKRRNL
- a CDS encoding helix-turn-helix domain-containing protein, with the protein product MAPRKLYIGRKIREIREQHRATQSGFAERLGISTSYLNQIENNQRPVSAAVLLALAENYQIDIGAISLGDDDRLLSAVSEALADPVFDNYKPNLQELKLITQNAPGLAHALIACHQAYRRNSEQLASLDNQLGRAPSAAEPAPYEEVRDFFHFIDNYVHEIDIAAEKLASELSIPGRDIGVALPQYMGERHRVHIARAAPEEAVLRRFDAQARVLYLNPYSPASTRNFQIAFQIAELEMEELVSAIARRADFRSAEAVEICKIGLRNYFAGALMLPYQTFLSAAKELRHDLELLASRFGASLEQVAHRLSTLQRSGQRGVPVFFARIDRAGNITKRHSAAKLQFARYGAACPLWNVHQAFETPGRIIRQLAETPDGARYLCIATELTKSEGGFNAPQRRYAIALGCEVAYAQDFVYADGLDIAVRSAFDPIGVSCRICERAECVQRAVPPLKSRLAVDHDRRGILPYRLL
- a CDS encoding acyl-CoA carboxylase subunit beta, producing the protein MQELLEQLESRRAEARLGGGQRRIDAQHAKGKLTARERIEVLLDDGSFEEFDMYVTHRCVDFGMEKQKVAGDGVVTGWGTINGRQVYVFSQDFTVLGGSLSETHAQKICKIMDMAMKNGAPVIGLNDSGGARIQEGVASLAGYADVFKRNVDASGVVPQISVIMGPCAGGAVYSPAMTDFIFMVRDSSYMFVTGPDVVKTVTNEIVTAEELGGASTHTRKSSVADGAYENDIEALEQVRILFDFLPLNNREKPPVRPVFDDPARLEMRLDTLIPDSATKPYDMKELIHALADESDFFEIQEAFAKNIITGFIRMDGQTIGVVANQPMVLAGCLDIDSSRKAARFVRFCDAFNIPILTLVDVPGFLPGTAQEYGGVIKHGAKLLFAYAQATVPMVTLITRKAYGGAYDVMASKHIGADINYAWPTAEIAVMGAKGATEILYRSELGDIEKIAARTKEYEERFANPFVAAERGFIDEVIMPHSSRRRIARAFASLRNKSQSTPWKKHDTIPL
- a CDS encoding acetyl/propionyl/methylcrotonyl-CoA carboxylase subunit alpha, which codes for MIKKILIANRGEIACRVIKTAKKMGIATVAVYSDADRNALHVKMADEAVHIGPAPSNQSYIVIDKILAAIKETGADAVHPGYGFLSENPRFAEALKAANVTFIGPPVNAIDAMGDKITSKKLAAEAGVSTVPGHMGLIEDADEAVKIAGSIGYPVMIKASAGGGGKGMRIAWNDDEAREGFQLSRNEAKSSFGDDRIFIEKFVTQPRHIEIQVLGDQHGNVVYLGERECSIQRRNQKVIEEAPSPFLDEATRKAMGEQAVALAKAVGYFSAGTVEFIVDGNRNFYFLEMNTRLQVEHPVTELITGIDLVEEMIRVASGEKLRFSQSDVKLNGWAMESRLYAEDPYRNFLPSIGRLTRYRPPVEGRNPDGTIVRNDTGVFEGGEISMYYDPMIAKLCTWGPDRASAVDAMGDALDAFEVEGIGHNLPFLSAVMDHPRFREGALTTAFIAEEYPDGFTGVPVSEDDARILAAVAAQINLAIEQRNAQISGRLSSDQQSVATDWVATLGGFALPVRIAEGEGGTTINFVDGGSLPVASDWHPGSHLGSFTVGGKPIAIKVSRSGTGWRLRWRGMDVVAHVRKPRIAELAKLMPVKLPPDTSKMLLCPMPGVITSILIGQGDTVEAGQPLATVEAMKMENVLRAERRATVKRITAEAGASLAVDELIMEFE